The sequence CCGGCGTGCTTGTGCGGTCCTGACCGGCTACTGGTACGAGAACGTGATCGTTGACACGGCATTGACGCTGCCCGGTGTGATCGTGCTCGCGGTCTGGATATATTGTGCCGAGAATGGGATCGTGTAGTTGGTTGCAGCAGAACTGGCGTTGCCGCCGACATACCACTGATTGCGAGTACCCGCCTGGCTACTATCGGGACCGAACGAGACGGGTCCTGTCCGGCCACCGCAATAAGAGGCGCTTGTACAGGCTATCTGGATGCCCACCCCTTTCGCGGTTGACGAAGACGAAAGGCTGAGCGTGCTGCCCGTATTCGAGGGAGTACTCACATCGGACATGGTGGCATACAGGCCAACGCCTGCCGGGCAGCTCAAGCCGATACGGAAGTCTGCCGGGGTTCCCGCGGTTGCACCGACTCCTCCGAAACCGCCACCCGCAATCCTCAATGACGGCAAGGGAACGGTCTTGGCCCTGTCCCCCGCGTTGATCGTACAACTCGAGCTTTTGACCGTAATGTTGCTGCTGGAAATGGAGAAATTGGGCCGGACATAACTGGCATTATATTCCCACTCTGTATCAGAGTACACATCGTACAAGCGGAAATGCCCGGAAAAATTTTTCGGCGTAATGGTATAGCTGCCGGGGGTCACCGGACCCGTTGCCACGTAGATCGCCTGCATGTCAACGCCGAGTGCGCTGGCAGTACGTTTTCTGGAAGCAAACAGATATACGCCGCCGTATATAATGGGTGTCCACTCCTGAGGTGGATTCCTGGCTACGACTGAAAAAGCGATATTGGGAACATTGGTCTCGTACAGCTGAAGCTTTCCGTATTGCGAATCATAGGTCCGGCCTGTAGGGGGGCTATTGGCGGTAAGCACCAGCCCCATTCCCTTAACGCAATCCACATATTGATATACATTTGACTGTGGTGCGTGAGCAGACCCGAGAACACGCGGGTATGTTGCGTTGACCGGGAGGTCTATTATCTGGGTGAGTGCGGGAATCGTTATATCGCTACCGACGGAGGCTGAGCACTTTGCAGAGGCATTTCCCACCAGGCCAAACATCATCATGAAGCCGGCCGGAAACGTGGCGAAAATCGTAACGAAAATTTTCATAATTGAATAAACATAGCCGAATGATTATGAATCATTTTCGCACCTGACCAGAATTCCGACCATAGGACACGTCCGATTTTGGATGTGTCCGTATATTAATCCGGGGCAATCGCATGACGCTGCCATTGAAATCCATGGGCGGGCGCTAGTGTCATGCCGGGGGCCGCATGCACGAAAGTCGTGCGCGAAACGCGCCTGACACGGCTGCTCTATACGAGCGTGACGGGCCCCGCATGATCGAATGCTCGAAGTCGTCATCGACGGCGACGACGCCATCAAGCTCGATCCGAAGGGCCTGCGCGAGCCGACCGATGCCAAGGCGTTCCTGATTTGAAAGGAAGGGCCGGTAGCATGTCGCAACCGGCCGGCTTTCGTTGCGACGATGGCGGGCTCATGCAACTGCGGAATGGCGAGTCATCGAATTGGAAACCTACGTCTTGCTTGGCATCGGCTTCGGCCTCGCGCTCCTGATTGCGATCTGGGGCCTCTGGAAACTCAAGTAACGCGCGCGGCCGCGCCGGCGGCCGATCAGAATTCGACCAGCGCGAAATCTTCCTTGCCCACGTCGCACAGCGGGCAGCGCCAATCGGCCGGAACGTCCGCCCAGCGCGTTCCCGGCGCAATGCCTTCTTCCGGCACGCCGGCGGCTTCGTCATAGACCCAGCCGCAGATCACGCACACCCATTGCTTGAACGTCTGCCCTGCCGGCTCCGGCTCGCCGGCTGACGGGGCTTCGTTTGCAGCCGGCGCGGCTGTCTCCCCATTGGGCTCATCCAGGCTCACGACGAGCGGCGCGGCTGTGCTCTCGATATTCGCAGCCAGTTGCGTCTGCAGCGCGTTGAGCAGCCGTCGCGCTTCTTCGACGGTCAAATCGATCCAGTAGGGATCGCCGGCGCCGTCGTTGAGCCGGAGTGTTTCCTGGTGGTCAACGAGAATACAAGCTAAAAGCTGTAAATCCAATTAACAACTTATAGCCTGTTTTCCTTATTTACAGCCCAACGCCTGTTTTCGTAGAATACAGGCCACGAACTGTACCCCACAAGCGGGAGCACAAGGTGGACTACCCGATCAAGACACTCAGCCAGCTACGCCCCATTCTTCAAGGTTTTCGCAAGGCCGCCGGCCTCACGCAAGCCGCCATGGCCAGCCAGTTGGGTATCACGCAGCAGAGCTACGCTCAGCTCGAGGCCAACCCCGCCGCCGCCAGCATGGAAAGACTCTTCAAAGTCATGCGCATGCTGGATGTCGAAATGCGGCTGGCGCACGAAGATTTACCTGCGAGCAAGGCAGCGCCAGCCGGCACCAAGAATGACAGCAAACAGTCCGGTACAGCGGAAAGCTCGAGCAGCGCACGAAAAACGCCTGACACCAACCGCCTTCGCCGCGGCGGCGCCGCCCCGAAGAAGAGGGAGGATTGGTAATGAGCCGCCGCACGCAGACACGAAGACTCAACGTATGGATGAACGGCATCCCGGTGGGTTACTGGGAAAGCGCGCGGGACGGCGAGCGTCTCGGCTACTTCGATGAATGGCTCGCCGATGAGCAAGGTCGTCCGCTTTCTCTTTCGCTGCCATTCGCGCCAGGCAACCCGCCTTATCGCGGCGATCTCGTCACCGCGTTTTTCGACAATTTGCTCCCTGATAGCGATGCCATCCGCAGACGCCTGGCGCAACGTCACCACACGGGAAGCACGAAGCCGTTCGATCTGTTGTCCGCCCTGGGCCGGGACTGTGTCGGCGCGATTCAACTGCTCCCGCCGAACGAAGCGCCCACCGATCTCCGCGAAATCAAGGGAGAGCGGCTGACCGAACCGGACATCGCTCAGCTGCTGCGCAACACAACCGCGACGGCACCGCTTGGCTTGCACGATCGCGATGACGATTTGAGGCTATCGATCGCGGGGGCCCAAGAAAAAACCGCCTTGTTGCGCCGCGATCAGCAATGGATCAAGCCGGCCGGCAGCACGCCGACCACGCATATCTTCAAGCTGCCGCTGGGCCTCGTCGGCAATATGCAGGCCGACATGCGCAGCTCGATCGAAAACGAATGGCTGTGCTCGAAAATCGTTGCAGCCTACGGGCTACCTATCGCGAACTGCGAGATGGCCAACTTCGAGGATCAGAAGGTGCTCGTCGTCGAGCGCTTCGATCGTAAGCCGGCGAGCGACAAGAAGTGGATAGTCCGCCTGCCGCAAGAGGACATGTGTCAGGCAACCGGCACGCCCCCATTACTCAAGTATCAGCAGGACGGCGGCCCCGGGATCGCCGCGATCATGGACGTGCTGCTCGGCTCAGAACAGGCGCGCGAGGACAGACGGAATTTCTTCAAGACCCAGCTCGTGTTCTGGCTGCTCGCAGCCACCGACGGGCACGCGAAGAACTTCAGCCTCTTCCATTTGCCGGGTGGCCTCTACCGAGCCACGCCGCTTTACGACGTGCTTTCCGCTCACCCGATCATCGGTCGCCGCCGCAACCAGATCGCGCCGCAAAAAGCGAAACTCGCGATGGCGGTAAGAGGCAGCAGCAACCACTATCAGATCGACAAGATCCTGCCGCGACATTGGTTTCAACAAGGGCGGCAGGCCGGGTTGGGCGAGGCCGCGGTGCAGGACATCATCGCCGAGGTGGTCGATCGGACGGAAAGCGTCATCGACGTTGCGAACGACGGGTTGCCTCCCAGCTTCCCCGCTGCCGTAGCCGACGCGATCTTGTCGGGCTTGAAAAAGCAGAGCGGCAAGCTCGCCGCGCTCATGACGTACGGCGCGGGCTCGGAAACCTAACCCCCTGCGAAAGAAGCGCCGCCCACCTACACCAACGGCTCCGCCGAACCGTTCGCCGCCCCCTCCTCGCGCCTCGCCGGCATGAAATACCACACTGCCCCCGCGATCTGCATCGCAATCAACATCGCCCATACGCCTCGATGTGCGAGCGCCGGATAGTGCCCGTCGTGCATCGGCCAGAGACCCAGCACGGCACCGATCGCAATTTGCAGCGCGAAGATCGCCAGAAAAATCACGAGCGTGAAGGTCGTGTTCACACGGCCGATCATGCGCGCGGGGAAGTACTCGGCCATCACCGAATAGCTCAGGATGCCGGTGCCGCCCAGCGCGCCATACGCGGCCCACAGCAGCGGCTCGGGCAACGGCACGCGAGCGGCGATCATCGCCTGCACGACGACGAAGAGCCCCATCGTCACGCCGGAGAACGCGTACACGGTCACGCCCCGGCGCTCCAGTTCACGCGCCAATGCGCCGAAGCCGATATTGCCCGCGATGAACGCGGCGCCGAGCACCGATACCAGCGATGCAGCGCGCGCCGCGCCATGGGCAGCATCCGCCAGCACGACGTCGCGCAGAAACGCGCCCACCCACAGCGATTGCATCGCGTAGAACACGCTTTGCGTGAGCCCCGAGAACGTCGCCACCTTCCAGAACGCGCGGCTCCTCAACACATGCCAGGTGCCCTTGAATTGCTCGAGCACGCCGGCCTGCCGGTGCGTATCGCGCGCGGCCGGCGCGAAGCACCAGATCGCCACAGCGACCGCCACAGTAAAGATCGCGAGCGCGAATGAGAGCGTGCGCCAGCTCGTGAACGACAGCAGCCACGAGAGCGGCGCGCCGACCGCGACGCCGCCCAGCCCGCCCGCCGCCATCACGAGACCGTTGACGAGCGTGAGCTGCGCGACCGGAAAATGCTGCGCGGTCGCCTTGAACGCGCCGCCAAGACAGACCGACACCCCGACGCCGATCAGAAAGCGGCCGATCATCATCGTGCCGAGATCGTGCGCGGCGCCGAACAGCAGCACGCCGACCGCGGCGATGAGCATCACGCACGCCGTGACGCGCCGCGCCCCGAAATGATCGAGGAGCACCCCGCCCGGAATCTGCGCACCCGCGAAGCCGAGGAAGTACAAGCTCGTGAGCGTGCCCAGGTTCGCGGCCGACAAGCCCAAGTCGTGCGTGAGGAACGGCGCGAAGCCGAGATTCACGCCGCGAAACAGATACGACACGAAATAGCCGAGCGAGAAAACGGCGAGCACGCGCCATCGGGTGGAAGTCATGAAAAACTCACACCGGCTGCGGGTTGCGCTCCGTGAACCCGCGCTGGTGCCAATACGGATATGCGGGCGCCACCGCGCTTGCCGCATCGAGCTTCGCGACCTGCTCGGGCGTCAGGTTCCAGCCGACCGCGCCGAGATTCTGGCGCAGCTGCTCTTCATTGCGCGCGCCGATCAGCACCGTCGAGACCGTGGGCCGCTGCAGCAGCCAGTTGAGCGCGACTTGCGGCACCGTCTTGCCGGTTTCCGCCGCCACGGCTTCGAGCGCATCGAGGACGCGGAACAAGTAGTCGTCGGGCACCGGCGGCCCCATGTCCGCGGTCTTGTGCAAGCGGCTCGTCGCGGGCAGCGGCTGTCCGCGCTTGAGCTTGCCCGTGAGGCGACCCCAGCCGAGCGGACTCCACACGATGGCGCCCAAGCCCTGATCGAGCCCGAGCGGCATCAGCTCCCACTCGTAGTCGCGGCCGATCAGCGAGTAGTAGGTCTGGTTCGCGACATAGCGCGGATAGCCATAGCGGTCCGCGACATCGAGCGATTTTTGCAGATGCCAGCCGGAAAAATTCGACACGCCCGTGTAGCGGATCTTGCCGGCGCGCACGAGATCGTCGAGCGTCGACAGCACTTCCGCGACCGGCGTCTTCGCATCGAAGCCATGCAGTTGAAAGATGTCGATGTAGTCCGTCTGCAAACGCTTGAGCGACGCATCGACCGCTTGAATCAGGTGAAAGCGCGACGAGCCGACGTTGTTCGGCGATTCGTCATCGAACCGGAAGGTGGCTTTCGTCGAGATGATGGCGCGATCGCGCTTGCCCTTGAGCGCCTCGCCGAGCACCGCTTCCGACGCGCCCCGCGAATAGATGTCCGCGGTGTCGAACATCGTGACGCCCGCGTCGAAGCAGATGTCGAGAAGGCGCCGCGCTTCTGCTACGTCGGTCGCGCCCCACGCCTGGAAAAACTCGCCCTTGCCGCCGAACGTCGCCGTGCCGAAGCTCAAAACCGGAACCTGAAAACCCGATGCACCCAGATGCCTGTATTCCATCGAACATTCTCCTTGCGCTGACAGATGATGAGCCCAGGATGGACTCCGCCAAAGACGAGGGGTTCAAGTCTACGCCCGAGCGTCGAATCGCGCCGGACGCCGCTCGCTTTTTGCTTGGGCAGCTTGGGCATCAGTAGAAGAACGTGAGCACGCCCTGGAGCACCTGCTTTTGAGGCGCGTCGCCGTAAGGGCTGCGAGCCCAACCGTGATTGGTTTGCCACTGCACGGCGAGGTCCACGCGCGTCCAGTGATAGCGCGCTTCGAGCCACGTGAAGTAGCTGTGCGCGACGAGATCGTAGCGGCCCATCGCCGTCAGATCGAGATGGACCACGAAGGCGTCTTGCCAGGTGACATACGTGAAGAGCGAATGCCGCGTCGGCAGTTCCTGCTCGGTGCCGACCGCGTCGAGATATTGGCCGAAGCGCTCGCGATTGGCGGCCAGCGCATCCCACGTCGCGCGATTCGCGCTTGCGCCGTCGTAGTCGTATTCGAGCGTCACCGACACTTTGTTCGGAAACGTTCGCGTGAGACCGGTCGCGACCTTCGAGTGGAAACTCGCCTGGCCCGCCGGCCCCTGTAGTCCATCGGCCAGCGCGTTGCTGCGGCCGCCCGAATACTCGAGGAAGCCGACCGTGGCGTTGTCGAGCAAGGTGGTGGCGTCCACCCCGAATTGCGGCGAGATGCCCGCGCCGCCATAGACGAGCCATTGCGGCGCAAAGCCGCCGAACAAGCGCTGCGTGCCGCTCAGCATGTAGCGCCACTGTTGGTTCGTCGCGCCGAAGTCGGGATTGAAGGTCGCATGGCTCGGCGTCGAGGCAAGCGGCGGCGAGACGAGCGCGGTCACCGAACCGCCGTCCCAGATCGCCTGGCCGCGCAGCATCACGCTGCCCAAGCGGTTTTCGCGCAGGCTCTCCGGGTCGATCGACGTGACCGCGCGCAAGGCCCCCGACTTGAAGTAATCGGTCGGATTGAAGCCCGACGCGACGCCCTCGCGCAAGTTGATGCGACCCGCGTCGAGGATCGTCGACGTGGTCGGACGCCAGCTCAAATACGCCTGCTTCAGCGTATCGACCGCGTTGTATTGATCGGTGCCGCCGCGCCATCCCGCGTCGAACTGGTTCGAGAACACAGCGCGCCAGCCGGGCGCGAACGCGCCGTCGTAGGCGAGCGACGACGAGACGCGCAGGTTGTCGTTGAGCAAGACGCTGCCGGTCTGGCTGGCCGCGGTGTAGTTGCCGACCGCGAATTCAAACGAGCGCCGCCAATTGCTGCGCGCCGACGGGGTGGCGTTCGCCGTATCGGCGAGCTGCAACGCGCCTTCGTCGCCCGCGGCGAGCGGCGGGAGATCCGCGCCGCCGGCCGTGTCGCCGCTGGTGTCGCCGGCTGCGAGCACGTGACCCGCCACGCCCAGGCTCACCCCCGCCGCGACGATCATCGAGGCCAGCCGCTTGCTCATCGCCTTCGTTCATTCGGGTTTGAAGCGCGCGAGATACGCCCGTTGCAGCCACGCGTCCGGCACGTCGCGCCATGCGTAATTCGAGTAGCGCATCACCGTCACCCAGTTGGGGTCGAGCCCGTCGATGATGACGGTTTCGGTCGGCCGCTCGGCGCCGAGCTCTGGCTGGAACTTGCGGTAGTAGGCGACTTTCAGCAGCGCGCCGCTTTCCGTGTAGAAGCGTGCTTTGACCGGACGCGCGTTGCTCGCGTCGAGCCACAGGTCGATCGCGTGATAGGTCACGTCGGGCGTGCGCGCGGTCAGCGCGAGCTTGTAGCAGTGCCGCGACTGGCGGTCGCCGTCGGTCACGTCCTCCTCGCCCGCGAGCGTCGGCACGTAGTCTTTCGCCCAGTTCACGGTGACGACATCGCCGTTCGCCGCCTGCCCCAACAGACGCTGCTGCGGCGAGATGCGCACGCTCGCCTGGCTCGACGGATCGTAGAACCATAGATCGTTGCCGTTCTTGAGCAACAGCTTGTTGGCATCGCGCGCGGGCTCGTCGAATTGCACGAGATCGCGGTACTGGCCGTCGCCCGAATCGGGCTTCGAATAGACGGTCAGCACGTCGGTGTCGGTCTGCTGTCCGTTGCGGAATTCGATCAGCGTGTTGGTCAGGCTGAACGATTGGGCCGGGTTGCGAATCGCGTCGCTTTGCTCGAGCAATTGCGTCGCGGTGGGGGCGGCATACGCCACGTGAGCCATCAGCGTTGCACACACCAGCGCGCCCGCCGCCCCGATGAAGGAATGCAGTTTCATGATGGAGGTCCTCGCTTTCGACTCTCGATAAAAGGCGGTCATGCGCGTCACGCAAAGCGCAGCGAATCGACGATCAGCATCCGCGCCGCGCGCCGCGCGGGCCACCACGCGGAGAACGTCGCGACCACGATCACGCCGAGCGCGTTGCGCACGATCATTCCTGTCTCGCCCCACACGCGCACGGTCAGCGCGACGGGATCGGTCTGCCCCGGCGGCGTCCAATGGAGCCCCGAGTGATTGATGAGCGCGGCGGCAAGCAGCGCGAACAGCGTGCCGAGCACCGCGCCGCACGTGCCGAGCAGAAACCCTTCGCACAGGAAGATGTTGCGGATGCCCGAGCCGCGCACGCCGATCGCGCGCAGCGTGCCGATTTCCTTGGTGCGCTCCATCACGGCCATGTTCATCGTGTTGCCGACCGTGAACATCACGATCGTCGCGATCATCACGGCGATGAAGCCGAACACGGCGGCGAACATGCCGGTGATCTGGCCGTACTGCGGATTGAGCGTCTCGAAGTCGAGCACTTCGAGCGGCTGGCCTTGCAGCGTCGTGTGCAACAGCGCGTTCAGGCGCTCGCGCGCCACGCCCAGCTGCGACGTATGTTTCAACTGCACGACGATCGACGTCACTTCGGGCTTGCCGCCGCCATAGACGAGCCGCTGCGCCTGCGCGAGATGCAGTTGCACGAACATATCGTCGACATCCTTCACGGCCTGCTTCTGCGCCTCGACGATTTTCAGCTCGGCGACATTGGGCGCGCCGTAGGCGTTCGACGTCAGCAGCTCGATGCGAGCGCCGTGCGGCTCGGGCGCCTTCGTGTTGGCGTTCGCTTCGAGCGTTGCCAGTTGCGCGATGTCCGACGGCGCCGCGACGGGTTGTGCGCCCTCTGCCTCTGGCTCATGGTCCCCCTGCGAGGACTTTCCAGGCCACCCCGCTGGGGCGTCCTGCGGGGCGCAATCGGACACCTTGAGCGGCCCGCACAGCCGCAGCACGCGCGCGACGCCCGTGCCGATCAGCGCCGAGTCCGGGCTCGTCGCGGTGAGGGCGAGATCCTTCGGCGTGCTCGGAAAACCGTAGTCGTTCCACAAGCGCATGCGGTTCTGATCCGCCACGACGATGCCGGAGCCGAACACGGTCCGCGACACGCCTGCCGCGAAGTTGCCTGCAATGCCGTTGACCGCGAGCACCGGCGTGACGACGGTCACGAGCCGCGCGAGCTCGGGATCGCTTTTGACGGCTTCGATGATGTGCTCGTAGTCGGCAAGGCCGTACGACACCGGGTCGCCGCTGCCATAGAGGAAGTAGTTGCGGTGCTGAATCTGCAGATGTCCGCCATGCTGCACGAACTGCGTCTGCAAGCCGTAGTTGATGTTGCCCGCATAGCCGCCGAATACGAGCACGGACGTGAGGCCGATCACCATCGCAAACAGCGTCGTCATCGAACGCCGCCGGTTGCGCAGCAGGTTTCTGAATGCCAGGAGCCAGTTTTTCATGATGTTGTGACCTCGGTAAGCGAAGTGCGTCTGACATCGACGATGAGACCGTCCCGAATCACGACGACATCGTCGGCCGAAGCGACCACTTGCGGGTCGTGCGACGAAAACACGAACGACGTCGCGCGCTCGCGCTGCATGCGCCGCATGAGGTTGATGATGGCGGCGCCCGTGGCGCTATCGAGATTGGCGGTCGGCTCGTCGGCGAGCACGAGCGCGGGCTGGGTCACGAGTGCGCGCGCAATCGCGACGCGCTGCTGCTGTCCGCCGGAAAGCTCGCCGGGCAGGCGAGCCGCCTTGTCGCCGACGCCCACTTCGTCGAGCAGCGACAGCACCGCTTCGCGGCGCTCGGCCTTCGGCACGCCGAGCAGCGTCAGCGGGTACTCGACGTTTTCATAAGCGGAAAGCGCCGGCAGCAAGTTGAACGACTGAAACACGAAGCCGATGTGGCGCGCGCGGAAATCGGACAACGCGTTGTCGCTCATCTCGGCAAGCGGCTCTCCGGCCACGGCGACACTGCCATACGACGCGCGATCGATCCCGCCGAGCAGGTTGAGCGCCGTCGTCTTGCCGCTGCCCGAGGGGCCCGAGAACACCGTGAAGCGGTTGCCGACGATATCGACCGACGCATGGCGCAAGGCGGCGACGGCAGCGTCGCCGTCGCCATAGATCTTTGTCACGTCCTTCAAGCTGGCGGCAATCACAGGCACCTCCGTCATCCGAATCGATGAAGCGACTGTAGTGGCGAGGCCGGCGGTGCGGGGAACGTTGCGACGAACCGCTTGCTACGGCGATCAATCGCATTGGCAGGCGACGAAGCACGGCGAAAAGCCAGCGATTTCGGCGCAAAATACGCGGCAGGTCCAGCCCGGATCCAGTCCGATCACCGCTGCGGAACTCCGCTCCTATGAAGCATCCTTTCCGTTACTTGTCCGCGCTCTGCATCAACGTGCTGCTGCCGTGGCTCGTGTACCGGCTCGTCTTGCGGGATTCGGACTACGTCCACGCCGTGGCCGCATCGGCGCTGCCGCTCATCGCGTGGATCGCCTGGGACTACTTCCGCCTGCGGCATTTCGATGCGCTGAGCGCCACGGTGCTGGCCTGCGTCGCGCTGTCGTTCGTGCTGACCCTGCTCGGCAGCGCGCCTCAGAATCGTGCGATCGAAGCGCCGATGATTTCGGGGGCGGTCGGCGTCGTCCTGCTGCTGACGTTCTGGCTGCCGCGCCCGCTCATGTTCTATCTAGCGCGATCGACGCTCGCGCGCGAAGACCACGACAGCGCGCTGCGCTTCGAGGAACGCTGGCGCGCGCATCCGGAAATGGCCGTGCCGATCAAGCGGATGACCGTGGTCTGGGGCGTCGGCCTCGTGCTCGAAAACCTGCTGCGCTGCTGGATCGTGTGGACGTGGACGGACAAATCGCGAGCGGCGCTGATCTCGGTGACGGTGAGCTATGCCGCCTATGGCGTCTTGACGCTCTGGACGGTCTTGTATCGGCGGCGGATACGCAAGCACCCGCTGGCGCAGGCCCAGGAACTCGGCGAAACGCCAGGCTCGTAGCGTCAAGCGCGCCTACGCCCCGCCCTCGCGCTCCAGCACCGAAACGAGCCGCCTCAATCCGCGCATCGCAAAGCTCTCTCGCGCGCCCCCAAGCGTCGCGGTCCCGGCGATCTGTCTCGCCAGCGCCTTGTTGCCCTTGCACTCGCCGATCCGCACGCGGTAGGTCGCCGCGAGCGGCACGAGCTGCTTCGTCCCGGGCTGCGTTTCAGCGGGCACCGGCCCGCCGTACACGCTCGCGATCGCGGGCTCGTCGAGCGTCGCGATGTTCACGCGGTCGACGGCCGTCACGCGGCAGTGCAGCGTGCTCATCTCGGCGACCGACGCGACGAACCGCGCGGCGTCGCCGGGCGCGATGCGCCCCACGTCATCCTCGCCGACGAACGCGGCGCCCTTCACGCCGTTCGGGCCGACCACGTCGAACAGGCGCTCGCCGCGCGGCAGCCACGTGCCGGGCGCGAGCTCGTCGTCCGCTTGGACGGTGCCGTCGAACGGCGCGCGCAGCGTCAATTGCGCGCCCTGTGCTTCCAGCCCCGCCACCGTTTCGCGCGCCGCGTCCCAGCGCTTTCGCAGCGCGACGCCCTGTTCCAAGAGGCGCGGATCGAACGACTGCTGTTCGACTTCCCAGCGCAGCTGCGCCTCGTCCGCCTGCGCCGCCTTCAAGCGATGATCGAGGTCGGGCGACTCGAGCACGGCCAGCACGTCGCCCGCATGCACGCGCTCGCCGTCGCGCGCGAGCGCGGCCTGCGTGGACACGTAGCCCGCTTCCGGCGCGTAGAGCCCTTGTGCGTGCAACGGACCGAACACCGCGGGCGCGTTGACGCCGCCGTGCCACGGCAGCACGGCGATCGCCAACACCACGTCGCCGAGCATCGCGGCGCGCACGGTCTCCCGGCACCAGCGCAATTCATGCCGGCGGCGCAGACACGTCATGACTTCGCGCACCACGGGCCGCACGATGAACCAGCCGAACTCGACGCAAAACAGCATCACGCCGAGCGCCTTGAAGAACGCGTGATAGACGACGAGCGCAATCGACAAGAACACCGCAAGCCGGTACAGCCACGTCACGAACGAAAACACGATCAGAAAGCGGCGCCGCGACGGCGCGCACGGCTCGGGTTGCGGATCGCCGAGGCCGAACAGCCACTCGCGCATGCGCCAGCGGCCGAACGCGAACGCGCGGTCGTGCAGGTTCGGCATGCTGAGCCAGTCCGACAACAGGAAGTAGCCGTCGAAGCGCATGAACGGGCTGGCGTTGATCGTCAGCGTGCCGATCCAGGTCGTCGTCGCGAGCAGGAACGCGCCCGCGCGCAGCGGGCCGTCGGGCAAGAGGCTCCAGGCGAGCGTCGCGAACGCGGCGAGCGCGAGCTCGGCGAGCATGCCCGCCGCGCCGATGCGCAGACGCTCCGCGCGGCCGGGGACCTTCCACGCGTCGGTGGTGTCGGTGTAGAGCACCGGCAGCATGACGAGGAGCGCGACGCCCATCGTCGGCACGCGGCAGCCGTAGCGATAGGCGGTGAACGCATGGCCGAATTCGTGCAGCACCTTGGCGAAGGCGAGCGCGAGCCCGATCGCCAGCAGGCCGCGCAAATCGGCGTAGCGATGGAACGTGTGCACGAACTCGTCCCATCGGCGCGACACGAGCCCTAGGCCGACCACGGCGGCGAGCACGACCACGGCCCAGAACGCCGGCCGGTAGGCGATGTCCGCATGGCGCGCGAAGCGCTTGAGGAACGCCATCGGATGCCAGAGCGGGATGCGGATCATCAGGTAATGCTTGAGGAGCCACATCGCGTGCGAGAGACGGCTCGCGTCGGCGACGGCGGCGAGGCGTCCAGTGTCCGACGCGCTCGCCGACACCAGCAGGTTCTGCTGGCGCAGCGTCTTGACGAGCGCTTCCATGTCGGAGACGCCGACGTTCAACGTCGTTTGCTCGTTGACCGACGCGACGATCGCTTGCGGATCGTCGAGCGCCCAGCGCGACAGCATCTCGAACGCGGGCCAGCCGATCTGGAAGAAGCGGTTGCCGGCGGGATCGTGCAGCATCCAGGTCGGCGCGCCGTCGGGCGTCGCGGCGCCGCGCGTCAATGTCAGCTCCTGGCGCAGTTGGGGAAGACGGGTCATGAGATCGCGTCTACCAGCCGAGCCACTGCCGCGCGGTCGTCAGCGGGCGCCGCAATACGTAGTACGCGAGCGGCACCCATCGACCGTGAATCCGCGCGGTCCCCATCACGCCGAGCACGGGCCGCGCGCCGCCGTCCGTGAACGCCGCCTTCACGCGATACGCGAGCACGCCGTCAGGCGTCGGCTCGGCGCGATAGGCGACGGTATCGATGC comes from Trinickia violacea and encodes:
- a CDS encoding outer membrane lipoprotein-sorting protein produces the protein MKLHSFIGAAGALVCATLMAHVAYAAPTATQLLEQSDAIRNPAQSFSLTNTLIEFRNGQQTDTDVLTVYSKPDSGDGQYRDLVQFDEPARDANKLLLKNGNDLWFYDPSSQASVRISPQQRLLGQAANGDVVTVNWAKDYVPTLAGEEDVTDGDRQSRHCYKLALTARTPDVTYHAIDLWLDASNARPVKARFYTESGALLKVAYYRKFQPELGAERPTETVIIDGLDPNWVTVMRYSNYAWRDVPDAWLQRAYLARFKPE
- a CDS encoding ABC transporter permease translates to MKNWLLAFRNLLRNRRRSMTTLFAMVIGLTSVLVFGGYAGNINYGLQTQFVQHGGHLQIQHRNYFLYGSGDPVSYGLADYEHIIEAVKSDPELARLVTVVTPVLAVNGIAGNFAAGVSRTVFGSGIVVADQNRMRLWNDYGFPSTPKDLALTATSPDSALIGTGVARVLRLCGPLKVSDCAPQDAPAGWPGKSSQGDHEPEAEGAQPVAAPSDIAQLATLEANANTKAPEPHGARIELLTSNAYGAPNVAELKIVEAQKQAVKDVDDMFVQLHLAQAQRLVYGGGKPEVTSIVVQLKHTSQLGVARERLNALLHTTLQGQPLEVLDFETLNPQYGQITGMFAAVFGFIAVMIATIVMFTVGNTMNMAVMERTKEIGTLRAIGVRGSGIRNIFLCEGFLLGTCGAVLGTLFALLAAALINHSGLHWTPPGQTDPVALTVRVWGETGMIVRNALGVIVVATFSAWWPARRAARMLIVDSLRFA
- a CDS encoding ABC transporter ATP-binding protein; translated protein: MIAASLKDVTKIYGDGDAAVAALRHASVDIVGNRFTVFSGPSGSGKTTALNLLGGIDRASYGSVAVAGEPLAEMSDNALSDFRARHIGFVFQSFNLLPALSAYENVEYPLTLLGVPKAERREAVLSLLDEVGVGDKAARLPGELSGGQQQRVAIARALVTQPALVLADEPTANLDSATGAAIINLMRRMQRERATSFVFSSHDPQVVASADDVVVIRDGLIVDVRRTSLTEVTTS
- a CDS encoding VC0807 family protein, whose product is MKHPFRYLSALCINVLLPWLVYRLVLRDSDYVHAVAASALPLIAWIAWDYFRLRHFDALSATVLACVALSFVLTLLGSAPQNRAIEAPMISGAVGVVLLLTFWLPRPLMFYLARSTLAREDHDSALRFEERWRAHPEMAVPIKRMTVVWGVGLVLENLLRCWIVWTWTDKSRAALISVTVSYAAYGVLTLWTVLYRRRIRKHPLAQAQELGETPGS
- a CDS encoding HlyD family efflux transporter periplasmic adaptor subunit; this translates as MTRLPQLRQELTLTRGAATPDGAPTWMLHDPAGNRFFQIGWPAFEMLSRWALDDPQAIVASVNEQTTLNVGVSDMEALVKTLRQQNLLVSASASDTGRLAAVADASRLSHAMWLLKHYLMIRIPLWHPMAFLKRFARHADIAYRPAFWAVVVLAAVVGLGLVSRRWDEFVHTFHRYADLRGLLAIGLALAFAKVLHEFGHAFTAYRYGCRVPTMGVALLVMLPVLYTDTTDAWKVPGRAERLRIGAAGMLAELALAAFATLAWSLLPDGPLRAGAFLLATTTWIGTLTINASPFMRFDGYFLLSDWLSMPNLHDRAFAFGRWRMREWLFGLGDPQPEPCAPSRRRFLIVFSFVTWLYRLAVFLSIALVVYHAFFKALGVMLFCVEFGWFIVRPVVREVMTCLRRRHELRWCRETVRAAMLGDVVLAIAVLPWHGGVNAPAVFGPLHAQGLYAPEAGYVSTQAALARDGERVHAGDVLAVLESPDLDHRLKAAQADEAQLRWEVEQQSFDPRLLEQGVALRKRWDAARETVAGLEAQGAQLTLRAPFDGTVQADDELAPGTWLPRGERLFDVVGPNGVKGAAFVGEDDVGRIAPGDAARFVASVAEMSTLHCRVTAVDRVNIATLDEPAIASVYGGPVPAETQPGTKQLVPLAATYRVRIGECKGNKALARQIAGTATLGGARESFAMRGLRRLVSVLEREGGA